The following are from one region of the Phormidium sp. PBR-2020 genome:
- a CDS encoding hydrogenase maturation protease has product MLESGEVGLWFVVWGEGMGEVSWLLVGYGSLLRSDDGVGQRIAAVVAEWDLPGVRSLPQHQLTPELAQALSEVERVLFVDAAIAGTMVEIQPLMPDRQGPVMAHSLTPSSLLGMSQWLYDHCPQAWLMSIPGENFDLGETLSELVEERMGQVLDRLPGWFNDPTPLDPDVRSVSSGGPNRLS; this is encoded by the coding sequence ATGTTAGAATCTGGCGAAGTTGGTTTGTGGTTTGTTGTTTGGGGTGAGGGTATGGGTGAGGTGTCCTGGTTGTTGGTGGGATATGGGAGTTTGTTGCGATCGGATGATGGGGTGGGACAACGGATTGCGGCGGTGGTGGCGGAGTGGGATCTGCCGGGGGTGCGATCGCTGCCTCAACATCAGTTAACTCCGGAATTGGCGCAAGCGTTGTCTGAGGTCGAGCGCGTGCTGTTTGTGGATGCGGCGATCGCCGGAACGATGGTGGAGATTCAGCCACTGATGCCCGATCGCCAAGGGCCGGTGATGGCACATTCTCTCACGCCCTCCTCGTTATTGGGGATGAGTCAATGGCTTTATGACCATTGTCCTCAGGCTTGGTTGATGTCGATCCCCGGGGAGAATTTTGACCTGGGGGAGACGTTATCGGAGTTGGTTGAGGAGAGAATGGGGCAGGTGCTGGATCGCTTGCCCGGTTGGTTTAACGATCCCACTCCACTTGACCCTGATGTTCGCAGTGTAAGTTCTGGAGGTCCCAATCGTCTAAGTTGA
- a CDS encoding NAD-binding protein — translation MRKPQIIVCGLGPTGYEIFRLLRQQGIEAIGIHEHPLPQETDHVIVGNLRSSSTLLAAGIQEAQTLVLAMVDDAVNLAVLVQARLLNPHIRIVNRLFNQRLGERLNNTLANHTAMSVSALAAPVFAFAAFGNRAIGQLQLFEQTWPIHEEYIYEGHAWAGRTLDELWEDRSRMLIYYLPMQTHLDLVSGVLRQQPLQVGDRLIIATKPAVSARRKSVVERGRQFFRWLKTLRQQIQSSVAVTLVLFATIFAATLTYTAINAEITMVDALYFSVGMITGAGGNEKVAETAPAVIKVFTVIMMLAGAGVIGIAYALLNDWVLGTSFRKLWQAAPIPTHNHYIICGLGGIGIQIATSLQESGYDVVAIEQDPNSRFLHTAQSLKIPVVQGDATLPNTLESANIQRATALFAVSSDDTTNLEIALTAKGLKSDLRVVVRSRDAHFGMMVQEVFEFNSVLSPTEIAAPSFAAAALGGEIFGSGMTAGNLWIAMATTMTPEHPFLGQDVKSAAANGDFVPLYLETPGDTLHGWELLGAELEVGDRLYLTIPANRLAQLWRVVEPELELSPPSSQAVPSPSPQPNGRISSARPR, via the coding sequence ATGAGAAAACCCCAGATTATTGTCTGTGGATTAGGTCCGACGGGCTACGAAATTTTTCGACTCCTGCGACAGCAAGGCATCGAGGCGATCGGTATCCATGAGCATCCCCTCCCTCAAGAGACGGACCATGTGATTGTGGGGAATCTGCGATCGTCCTCTACTCTCTTGGCGGCAGGGATTCAAGAGGCTCAAACCTTAGTTTTGGCCATGGTTGATGATGCCGTCAATCTGGCGGTTTTGGTGCAGGCCCGTTTGCTGAATCCCCATATCCGCATTGTCAATCGCCTCTTCAACCAACGACTCGGCGAACGACTCAATAATACGCTGGCGAACCACACCGCCATGAGTGTCTCGGCCCTGGCAGCCCCAGTGTTCGCATTTGCCGCCTTTGGCAATCGCGCTATTGGGCAACTTCAGTTATTTGAGCAAACTTGGCCCATTCATGAAGAGTATATTTATGAGGGCCATGCTTGGGCAGGACGGACTCTCGATGAACTCTGGGAAGACCGCTCCCGGATGTTAATCTATTATTTGCCCATGCAGACCCATTTAGATCTCGTCTCTGGGGTCTTGCGTCAACAACCGCTCCAGGTGGGCGATCGCCTCATTATTGCCACCAAGCCGGCCGTTAGCGCTCGTCGTAAATCGGTGGTTGAACGGGGTCGGCAATTTTTCCGCTGGCTGAAAACCCTCCGTCAACAAATTCAGTCAAGTGTGGCCGTAACCTTAGTGTTGTTCGCCACGATTTTTGCGGCGACTCTCACCTATACTGCCATCAATGCTGAGATTACTATGGTGGATGCCCTGTATTTCTCAGTGGGCATGATTACCGGGGCTGGGGGAAATGAAAAAGTTGCCGAGACGGCCCCAGCGGTGATTAAAGTCTTTACGGTGATTATGATGTTGGCGGGGGCTGGGGTAATTGGGATTGCTTATGCCCTGCTCAATGATTGGGTGTTGGGAACGAGTTTTCGTAAACTCTGGCAAGCGGCCCCCATTCCCACCCACAATCACTACATTATCTGCGGCTTGGGGGGGATTGGCATCCAAATCGCCACAAGCTTACAAGAAAGTGGCTATGACGTGGTGGCGATCGAACAAGACCCCAACAGTCGCTTTTTACATACCGCTCAATCTCTGAAAATTCCCGTAGTTCAAGGGGATGCCACTCTACCCAATACCCTGGAGTCCGCCAACATTCAGCGGGCAACGGCCCTATTTGCCGTGAGTAGTGATGACACCACAAACCTCGAAATTGCTTTGACGGCCAAAGGTCTCAAGAGTGATTTACGGGTGGTGGTGCGGTCTCGGGATGCTCATTTCGGCATGATGGTTCAGGAGGTGTTTGAGTTTAACTCGGTCCTGAGTCCCACGGAAATCGCCGCCCCCTCCTTTGCCGCTGCGGCCCTCGGCGGTGAGATTTTTGGCAGTGGCATGACGGCAGGCAATCTCTGGATTGCTATGGCCACGACGATGACACCGGAACATCCCTTTTTGGGACAGGATGTGAAGTCGGCAGCGGCGAATGGAGATTTTGTGCCTCTATATCTGGAAACTCCAGGGGATACTCTCCATGGTTGGGAGTTATTGGGGGCGGAGTTGGAGGTGGGCGATCGCCTCTATTTAACGATCCCAGCGAATCGCCTGGCTCAACTTTGGCGCGTGGTGGAACCGGAGTTGGAACTCTCTCCCCCTTCTAGTCAGGCTGTCCCTAGCCCTAGCCCCCAGCCTAATGGTCGTATCTCCTCGGCACGTCCTCGCTAG
- a CDS encoding YdcF family protein → MRRLRQRARWQLVGRILLGLILALLLLTGVQSLRAVSHRNLPTDGVFVLGGSIRREMYSADYARSHPQIPILISAGSEPPCIYAIFDRSNAPMEQVWLEDCAHSTFYNFFYSLPILKRWQVRHVELITSASHLPRAIWMARIIFGAQGIWVEPNIVPEIGIPGNQETRLKTILDVTRAGLWSVISHLYRPSCDAVTHLSEINLDDWDLQNLHCEHQGQVEWDR, encoded by the coding sequence ATGAGACGGTTACGCCAACGGGCCCGATGGCAACTGGTGGGCCGCATTCTGCTGGGGCTAATTTTGGCGTTGCTCCTTCTGACGGGAGTGCAAAGCCTGCGGGCCGTCAGTCATCGTAACCTACCCACCGATGGGGTATTCGTTCTAGGGGGAAGTATTCGCCGAGAAATGTATAGTGCCGACTATGCGCGATCGCATCCCCAAATCCCAATCCTCATCTCAGCGGGATCTGAGCCTCCCTGTATCTATGCAATCTTCGATCGCAGCAACGCCCCCATGGAACAAGTCTGGCTAGAAGACTGCGCCCATTCCACCTTTTATAACTTCTTCTACAGTCTGCCCATCCTCAAACGCTGGCAAGTGCGCCATGTTGAACTCATCACCTCCGCCAGTCATCTCCCACGAGCCATCTGGATGGCCAGAATCATCTTCGGCGCACAAGGGATCTGGGTAGAACCCAACATCGTCCCAGAGATTGGCATTCCCGGAAACCAAGAAACTCGGCTGAAAACCATTTTAGACGTCACTCGGGCCGGACTTTGGAGCGTCATCAGTCACCTCTATCGCCCCTCCTGTGATGCCGTCACCCATCTCAGCGAGATCAACTTAGACGATTGGGACCTCCAGAACTTACACTGCGAACATCAGGGTCAAGTGGAGTGGGATCGTTAA